The nucleotide window CAACTCGCTGATTGCAGGTGGCCTAATTAGTGGCGCGCTGATTGACAACAACACGCGCGGGCCTATTGGCAAGATTCGGGCGTTTTTCCTGCCCCGCTAGGCATCGAATCGTTGCTTGAGGGCACCGGCCATGCGAAGAGCTAAGGCGATGGTGGTGAGTCCAGGGCCGACGCTTGGGCAGCTGGGAAACACGCTGGAATCGGCAATGTAGAGATTGTCAAGTTCGTGGCAACGGCCATCACCATCGACCACTGACGCAGCTGGATCTTCACCCATGCGGCAAGTGCCGCAGGCATAGCCCACCACGCTCAATGGAGCTTCTCCACGAGGGTGCGTCGGTGCTTTGGTCACCACCTTGGTGATGGGATCCGATTCAACGGCCTTCAAGGTGTCGATCCATCGATAAACGAGGCGATCGTGGGCTTCGCGATTGTTATGCAGATAATTAATGCGGATCTGATCGTTGTTCAGCCACACTTTGTTGTGGGGGTCGGGAAGCACTTCCGTCATGGCCCACCAGGCCACTGACCGGGATGCCAGGCGTTCCAAGCCGAAATCAGGGATCAATTTGCTGACGAGAGACAGCACCGGTGGTGATTCGGCGAACAGGGCATCCTGCAAAACACCACCAGCCGTCTGGATGTGACCCAGTGGAAAGCTCACATTCTTGTCTCCCCAGTAGTAGTCGTTCACGCCAAGCGATCGGGCATAGCGACCATTGTTCGGTTCAGCTGCCAGCTGGAGAATCGAGGTGAGCTGAAGATTCATCAGATTGCGGCCCACCTGATCAGACCCGTTGTTGAGACCTCGGGGATGCTTTTCACTGCTGGAGCGCAGCAGGATTGCCGCTGTATTGATCGCCCCAGCGGCAAGCACAACAACATCAGCTGAGAACAACCAGGTTTCACCGGCTACATCGGCTTCAACAGCCTTCACTTCGCGGCCGCTTGGATTCACGTGGAGTCGTAACACCCGGGCCATCGATCGCACCTCCAGTTTCTCTGGGTCGGCGTTGTCTAGGCCGTACAGCTGGGAGTCTCCGCTGGGGTCTTCCTGACTGCTCGACCAGCTCAAGGGCAAGTCATAGGGTTGACAACCTTGGCGCTTGAGACTTTCACGCAAGGGCTCAAGGAAAGGCATCAACGGTTTGGGTGCGTAGCTGAAGTCGTCGCTGCGGGTCGGTTCCGTTGGATCCACGCCCGATTTGCCGTGCACTTGATACAGGCTTTCGGCCTCGTCGTAAAAAGGAGCCAGGTGCTCGTAATTGAAGGGCCAGCGAGGGGAGATGCCGTCCTGAAGTGGGAGGTCTTCGAAGTCCTTCTCGCGCATGCGCTCGAGAACGGCTCCCCAGATTTTGGTGTTGCCGCCTAGGGCGTAGGTGGTCTGTGGGGCGATCGGGTCGCCATCCGGTCCGAACCAGCGCTCGTTGCGTGGGTGATAACGGTCTTTGCGAAAGAGATCAACATCGGCCACGTTCTGATCACTCAGGGCCATGGCCTCTCCGCGTTCAAGCAGAAGCACACAGCGACCTTGCCTGCTTAGAGCTCCCGCCAGGGTTCCTCCGCCGGCGCCACTGCCGATGACAATGATGTCGTAATGGCGATCGTCGATGATCATGGGATTACTGCCAAACGTAGATAAGAAGGAAAAGAATGATCCAGATCACATCGACGAAGTGCCAGAACAGGCTCACTGAAGCGACGCCCATTTCGCCTTTGTCGTAATTACCAGGACGGAACGACCGGGCCAGCATCAAACCCATCAGCAGGATGCCGGTGATCACATGAAGGCCATGAAATCCGGTGAGCAGATAGAACATTCCTCCGAACACACCGCTGCTGAGGCTGAAGGTGAGTTCGGACCATTCGAGGTACTGCCCGTAAACGAAGTAGGAGCCCATCGCCATGGTGAGGAGCCAAACCGCACGGAAGCCCCAGAGGTTGCGGTGATGGAGGTAACGCTCAGCGAAGTAAGCCACGAAGCTTGAACTCACCAACACCACCGTGTTGATCAGAGGCATGCGCACCTCTAGTCCCTCAACGCCATCGGGGAGCCATTGGGGTGCCGTGAGCTTGAGCAACGCATACCCGGC belongs to Synechococcus sp. WH 7805 and includes:
- a CDS encoding GMC oxidoreductase, with amino-acid sequence MIIDDRHYDIIVIGSGAGGGTLAGALSRQGRCVLLLERGEAMALSDQNVADVDLFRKDRYHPRNERWFGPDGDPIAPQTTYALGGNTKIWGAVLERMREKDFEDLPLQDGISPRWPFNYEHLAPFYDEAESLYQVHGKSGVDPTEPTRSDDFSYAPKPLMPFLEPLRESLKRQGCQPYDLPLSWSSSQEDPSGDSQLYGLDNADPEKLEVRSMARVLRLHVNPSGREVKAVEADVAGETWLFSADVVVLAAGAINTAAILLRSSSEKHPRGLNNGSDQVGRNLMNLQLTSILQLAAEPNNGRYARSLGVNDYYWGDKNVSFPLGHIQTAGGVLQDALFAESPPVLSLVSKLIPDFGLERLASRSVAWWAMTEVLPDPHNKVWLNNDQIRINYLHNNREAHDRLVYRWIDTLKAVESDPITKVVTKAPTHPRGEAPLSVVGYACGTCRMGEDPAASVVDGDGRCHELDNLYIADSSVFPSCPSVGPGLTTIALALRMAGALKQRFDA
- a CDS encoding heme-copper oxidase subunit III, which translates into the protein MTSVNPDLQLHHTPGHVKHDGHNMTGFVIFLCSESVIFLAFFAGYALLKLTAPQWLPDGVEGLEVRMPLINTVVLVSSSFVAYFAERYLHHRNLWGFRAVWLLTMAMGSYFVYGQYLEWSELTFSLSSGVFGGMFYLLTGFHGLHVITGILLMGLMLARSFRPGNYDKGEMGVASVSLFWHFVDVIWIILFLLIYVWQ